GCTTTTATGTTTGTTTAATTGTAGGTAGTACTTCAGTTTGGGAAACATGATGAGATTAAATTTGGTGGAAGTCCCTTGGCACAAGTACTGCTGGCAAGAGACATGAGACTAACTAGGGACTGCTGAGTACTCCTGAACAATGTAAAGCCATGGCTGCCATACATGATCCAAGAGCCAACACTTCCGCGAAAGTGAATATCAGGAGATGAGACATCTTACTGGCGTTGGCCTGTCCACAGGAAGCCTACTGAGTGCACAAAATGATGGCATGGTGTGGCATCGCAAAATTTTTCTACCGAGTTCAGTTTGAAGTTTAAACTGTTTTGCAGGAATAGCTGTCTCTTGTTGCATCGGAGCCTGTCAAGCTGTTGTAAATTCTCGAGGTCGCACATTTTGTACAGTCTCCTGTAAATGTACATATAATGTTAGATGTAATGAGTCCTGGTAAAGTGGTACCTGACTTAAATTAAAGGAACTGCAGCTCTGTTAGCATGATGGTTGTGTAATTTGATGCAAGAGAAGTACCAGGGTGCCAGTGGCATTGTATGTTCGTTTAATTGTAAATCGTCCATGCTTTTAAGTTAAAAGCATTGACTGCTTCATGGTGaatctgaaaattttgtttttggaGACTGTTGTCAGTTCTTTAAGGATTATATCCATGCTGTGTAAACCTGAAGAATTACCAGTAAACCTGAAGAATTACTGCATGCTGGTTTGTGTAGTTCACAATCTGCTGGCTCTAACAGACCTGTTACTTAAAAAGTAATCGAACAGAGAAGTACTCTGTTTCTGTATGAACAACTGCACTCCGTTTCTGTTAGTTTTGGGATATTTGTGTCTTTCCAACTCAATAAGAGTTAGCACATCATTGAACTTGAAAGGAAGAACTTCACTGGATGTATATCACTCAACAAGTTTGACAGAGCAATGAATTGAATAGGGAATATTTTCATTGAACAGAAATATTACTTATAGCGATGTTACTTACACTGAAATCAACCAATCAACAGCAATCTCAACTAATAAGAGACATATTTCGCATAGGCTTATTACATTCAACTCATCAATTAATCAATTACTCATAAATACATGCCATTGCACAACTATTTGCCTCTGCACTACAGTCTACAAACCACTGAAAATCTCTTCCTACAAGGTCATCCATATAACAGCTATCTTCACTCTTCAGAACGCTACTTAAGTGCTGATTTCTTGCTATCATTCTCCTAGTCCACCGGCAGATCGAACAGCTCGTCCATGGTGAAGTCGCGGCAGCTCGTGTCGCTCGTGCTGAAGTCGATGTAGCTAAGCACCTCATCAATACTCTCCGGAAACTCAAAATCTGACAATGCCATGTCCTCGCCGTCATTGAACTCGCAGTTCTGGTTGTCCGCCGATGGCGCCGAtgctgcaccaccaccagcaaTGGCTTCCTCTGCTTGCGGGACGAACAGGTGTGGCATGTCGCACTCGCGCACAAACTGCTGGTGCTCATTGTCATCAATCATCCCAGGAAGATCAGGGAGCAGCAGAGAAGAGTCATCGCCCATCACACAGAAGGAGCTCTGATCGGCGACTTCAGACCAATCCTGTTGGTTCTGATCGGGCAGAGCAGCTCCAGCATCAGCGATCAGGTCGGGAAGATCACGGAACACCATGTCGGTCACACCGGAGGAGCTCTGATCGGTGCcatgatccgccgccgccgccgcgggaggaggaacgagcagtggcggtggcggtggcccgACCTCCAGATCGAACAGAGCAGTCTCCGCCTCAGCCCGCCGGGGCGCGCCATGTGCTCGACCGTCGTCTTCCGGCTCTCTCTTCCGCTTCTTGCCGTAGCCGCTGAATCGGATGCGGTAGAGCCGGAGCGGCGACGAGGCGAGGTCAGCCGGCGCCGTCACGGAGTACTCGTGCATCACCCACCCCgagctccccctctccccctcggcAAAGAAGCTCAGGACATACTTGCGCCACGCGATCTCCAgtacttcgccgccgccgccgccgtcgtcgccgccggggaCGAGCAGCTTCTTGccgtcgacgcacatcctctgcCCCTGCCAGAACCCTCCACCCTCGACGGTGCGCTTCTGGCGCTTGCCCTTGGCGTTCTTGGCGTGCGCCTCCGCGAGGAAGAAGG
The window above is part of the Oryza sativa Japonica Group chromosome 7, ASM3414082v1 genome. Proteins encoded here:
- the LOC107275858 gene encoding NAC transcription factor 32, whose product is MAAAGADGLPPGLRFDPSDDELVGRYLLRRLQGQPLPLDGVVLDADPLSAQPWRLLADHGRGGDEAFFLAEAHAKNAKGKRQKRTVEGGGFWQGQRMCVDGKKLLVPGGDDGGGGGEVLEIAWRKYVLSFFAEGERGSSGWVMHEYSVTAPADLASSPLRLYRIRFSGYGKKRKREPEDDGRAHGAPRRAEAETALFDLEVGPPPPPLLVPPPAAAAADHGTDQSSSGVTDMVFRDLPDLIADAGAALPDQNQQDWSEVADQSSFCVMGDDSSLLLPDLPGMIDDNEHQQFVRECDMPHLFVPQAEEAIAGGGAASAPSADNQNCEFNDGEDMALSDFEFPESIDEVLSYIDFSTSDTSCRDFTMDELFDLPVD